The Toxorhynchites rutilus septentrionalis strain SRP chromosome 3, ASM2978413v1, whole genome shotgun sequence genome includes a region encoding these proteins:
- the LOC129775484 gene encoding activating transcription factor of chaperone isoform X2, translated as MNDYDQWLGEKLKLPQLAAGSYVTPSPPSAIVAVAPEIGPYPHQQQPVKVQNTEELLMEFYYVYENVELTHLTPPQTPPQDQTQFGSQPEQSQPSYVAQQPPQQQANLSAATASEYYGFGAPMNGLLVNSIQTIGGQSNVAEPLQQVPGQYPLADSFGFQPVDEVENIARNLELVEEIVRSRSKDLPDCNDDDDSCSFSETGSVSSSSPMSDSSSSYCGSAYSRDQDDEWSPSSGKKHSFGKISGNSSVKKRTRPYGRGVEDKKSRKKEQNKNAATRYRQKKKAEIEEILIEESKLKDRNDELKSKSADIGREIRYLKSLMREVCKAKGLI; from the exons ATGAATGACTACG ATCAATGGCTTGGTGAGAAATTGAAATTGCCCCAGCTGGCCGCCGGTAGCTACGTCACGCCATCCCCACCATCGGCCATCGTGGCGGTCGCTCCCGAAATTGGTCCCTACCCCCACCAACAGCAGCCGGTGAAGGTGCAAAACACTGAAGAGCTATTGATGGAATTTTATTACGTGTATGAGAACGTAGAGTTGACTCATTTGACACCACCCCAAACACCGCCCCAGGATCAGACTCAATTCGGTAGCCAACCAGAGCAATCACAGCCGTCATATGTTGCGCAACAACCACCGCAACAGCAGGCCAATCTATCTGCAGCGACAGCTAGTGAATACTATGGATTTGGAGCGCCGATGAATGGATTGTTGGTGAACTCGATCCAGACTATCGGCGGCCAGTCGAATGTCGCGGAACCGCTGCAGCAAGTTCCGGGCCAGTACCCACTAGCGGATAGCTTTGGTTTCCAACCGGTCGACGAAGTGGAAAACATCGCTCGTAATCTGGAGCTAGTCGAGGAGATTGTCCGATCTCGCTCGAAGGATCTTCCCGATTGCAACGATGACGATGATTCGTGCTCGTTCTCTGAAACAGGCTCTGTCTCTAGCTCGTCACCGATGAGCGACTCTAGCTCGTCCTACTGTGGTTCTGCCTACTCACGAGATCAGGATGACGAATGGAGTCCATCGAGCGGCAAAAAACATTCATTCGGTAAAATTTCAGGAAACAGTTCCGTGAAGAAGCGCACCCGTCCGTATGGCCGGGGAGTGGAAGATAAAAAATCCCGCAAGAAGGAGCAAAATAAGAACGCTGCCACACGATATCGTCAGAAGAAGAAGGCCGAAATTGAAGAGATTCTGATTGAGGAAAGTAAGCTGAAAGATAGGAATGATGAATTGAAGAGCAAATCTGCCGACATTGGTCGCGAGATTCGTTATCTCAAGAGCCTAATGCGCGAGGTTTGCAAAGCAAAAGGCCTGATTTGA